CAAGTGGATCTCTGTCGTGGCACCAGGCCCCCAGGGTGCGGTGGCTTATGCGCATGGCAAATCGACCTTCGTCCGCCTCGCCGATGGCACGACGAAGGATTTTACCGAGGAGCGCACTGTCGAGGCAGTCGACTTCGCGCCGAAGGGCCTGCGCATCGCGGTCGCCCGCTATAACGGCGTGACGCTCCACTGGGTCGGCACCGCGGGTGCCCCGGTCGATCTCGAATGGAAGGGCGCACATACCGGCGTCACCTTCTCGCCCGACGGCCGCTTCGTCGTCACCATGATGCAGGAGTCAGCGCTCCACGGCTGGAAGCTCGACGGCAAGGGATCTGACACGCGCCATATGCGCATGACGGGATATCCGGCGAAGGTAAAGTCGCTCTCCTGGTCACCCAAGGGCAAATGGCTCGCCTCTTCCGGCGCACCCGCCGCCATCGTCTGGCCTTTTGCCGGCAAGGATGGCCCTATGGGCAAGGCGCCACTTGAGCTCGGAACGCGTGCCAATATCATGGTCACCAACGTCTCCTTCCATCCGGCTGAGGAGGTTTTGGCGATCGGCTTCATTGATGGCATGATCCTGGCGGTTCGCATCACCGACGGCAAAGAGGCACTCCTGCGTCGCCCGGGCAAGGGGGCAATCACCTCGATGGCCTGGAGTTCCAGCGGCAAGCTTCTGGCTTTCGGCTCGGAATCAGGCGACTGCGGCGTGGTCGACATCGCCGGTTGATTGTGCCCAAAGCAGCCGAAACACTTCTCAATTGCGTGTAGAGCATACATTTTTCGCCCCTAGAGTTAGGGGAGGCGAAAAATCGCATATTTTGGTTCACCGAATACTTACCTTAACCATGCGGTAGTAATTCCATCCCTAATTTGGGGTGGGCGAGCAAGAGACAGAACGCCGGGTCTCGCCTGGACTGGGAATCACTCCTTCAAAATGTTGCGAACAATATCCGATTCAACGATGGCAAGACCTGCCAGCGGGGCGCAGACGCGTGCGAACTGCTACGGCTTGGTCTATCGCGCCAATGGACCCGCCCCATGAACCTGAACCTCAAAATCGTCGTTACGGCAACCGGCCTCGCCCTGGCTGCAGGCATCGTCACCGTCGCCGGCATCGGCACCCAGACCTTGCAGACGCTCAAGGTCAACGGACCGATCTACAAAGAGATCGTCGACGGCAAAGATCTGATCGCCGACATTCTGCCGCCGCCGCTCTATCTGATCGAATCCTATGCGCTCGCCAACGAGACGGTCGTGCATCCCGACACGACTGCAATCAACGTGCCGCGCTTCGAAGTACTGCAGAAGGCCTATGAAGAACGGCGCGAGTATTGGAAGAATTCGACCTTGCCGGAAAACTTGCGCAACCAGCTGTACAACAAGGTGCTGACCAAGGGCGACGTCTACTGGAAAACCCTGCGCAACGATTATCTGCCCGCTTTGCAGGCGGGTGATGCCAGCGCTATCAATCCGGTCCTCATCAAACTGAAGACCGAGTTCCACGACCACGAAGTGGCCGTAAACGAACTCGTGGGCATGGCAACCGAGTATCTGGTCAACAGGGAAAAATTCGCAGCGGAAGAATCCGCCAGCCGCGAACAGCTGAGTTTTGTACTGGGTCTCCTGCTGATCAGCATGGCGCTCGGCACCGTCTTCTTCATCCACCGCCGCGCCCTGAAACCGCTGGGCGAGATCACCGACTACATGACCCGCATGGCCGAGGGTGATCTTCAGTCCGTCGTGCCGCATGCAACGCGCAAGGATGAGATCGGCCATATTGCAACAGCCGTCGAGGTGTTTCGCCAAGCCGGCCTGGAAAACCAGCGCCTGCAGGCGGAGACGGAGGCCGCCCGCAGCGAGGTCGACCGTCAGCGCGCTGCCCGAGATCAGGACCGCATGATCGAGGCGGAAGCCCTGCGCTTCGTCATTGAGGCCCTCGGTGCCGGTCTGCATCGTCTTGCCGAATGCAACATTCGCATCACGCTGGACGAGGCGTTCGACGCCCGCTTCGAGCCACTGCGCCACGACTTCAACCATTCGATCGCAACGTTCCAGGCCACGCTCGAAAAGGTTCTGGAAGAAACCCGTCGGCTGCTGGAGAACAGCCAGGAAATGCGCGAGGCCTCCGGCAATCTGGCGACACGCACCGAGCAGCAGGCCGCCGCCCTGGAACAGACTTCGGCAGCACTCGAGCAGGTGACCGCAACCGTCCGTTCCTCCGCGGAACGCACACACGACACCCGCGAGCTGGTCCGCGAAGCCAAGCACTGTGCGGAAGCCTCCGGTGGCGTGGTGCGCTCGGCGGTCTCTGCCATGCAACGGATCGAAACGGCCTCTTCGGAGATCGGGCAGATCATCGGCGTGATCGATGAGATAGCCTTCCAGACCAATCTTTTGGCTTTGAATGCCGGCGTAGAAGCCGCTCGCGCTGGTGAGGCCGGCAAGGGCTTCGCGGTTGTCGCCCAGGAAGTCCGGGAGCTTGCCCAGCGGTCTGCCAATGCTGCACGCGACATCAAGGGATTGATCCAGAAATCGAGCGTGGAAGTATCGTCGGGCGTGCAGCTCGTCGGCGAAACCGGCACGGCCCTCACCCAGATCGGCGACTATGTCACCCGAATCGACACCAATGTCGATGCAATCGCCACGGCTGCCCGCGAGCAGGCGGTCGGGTTGCAGGAGATCAGCGCCGCGATCAACAGCATTGATCAGATGACCCAGCAGAACGCGGCAATGGTCGAGGAAACGACTGCGATCAGCCATACGCTTGCAGAAGGTGCGGTCCAGCTCACCTCCCTGGTCAACCGCTTCCAGCTCAACCGGCGTAGCGCAATTCGCGGCGACGACACGGCAATCCCGATGGTGGAGCGACCAGCCTCGGCCGCCTGAGTAACCACGCCGGCAAAACAAAAAAGCCCGGCTTTCCGAAAAGGAGAGCCGGGCTTTTCATTCAGTCAGTCGATCAGAACTTGACGGCGAGGCCGACGTTCACGACGTGCTGGTCGAAGTCGACGTCAGCACCGCCCAGGTCACCGCTGCCGAAATCGTTGTAACGATATTCGATGCGAGTGAACATGCGGTCGGTTACGGCGTAATCAACGCCACCGCCGATGGTCCAGCCGTGCAGCGTGTCATCGTCATCAACGCCAGCGCCGTCAGCCGAGATGTTGCTTCCGGTGTAACCGCCAGCTGCGAACAGCAGGGCACGGTCCATGGCATAACCAACACGTGCACGCGCGGACCAGTTGAGACCGCTGTTGATGTCGGTGCCTGCAACGGTTTCTTCGTTCCAGTCGTAGTTTAGATCGCCTTCGAGACCGACCACCAGCTGGTTTCCGAGATCCCAGTTGTAGCCGACGAAGCCGCCGAAACGCGCGCCGTCGAAATCTTCGTCGAAGGTAGCGCTAGAACCGTCGCCCCAGCCGTAGCCGGTGAGAATACCGGCATAACCGCCAGCCCAAGAAAACTGCGGAGCAGATTCCACGGCAACCGGCGGCTCTGCCGGCGCTTCGTAAATGGCGTCCGCTGCGAAAGCCGAGGTCGAAATTGCCATAGCTGCGGCAGATCCGAGAAGGAAGGTTTTGAACATATGAGTCACTCCTGTTTACGAGATCGCTTATATCACCATCCAGGATTTCATTGTGTAATAATTATACAACACAACATCACAAACCCGTCTGGTGCCTGAGTTCCCGCCCGAGCGATCAGATCGCCGGACCCTGCCCCAGAAGTCCCCAGCCTCCAGATGGTTCCCGAACACGGCGAAAAAAAGTTGATGCCGGACACAAGCGCGTGAGCCGTGGCTGAAATGCCACGAAATCGGCATGCAAAAAGGGCGACCGCAGCCGCGATCGCCCTCCGCTTCATCCCGTCAGATCTGTGGGATCAGAACCGGTACGTTACACCCGCACCAATCAGCCAGGGGTCCAGTTTTGCCTTGCCGGTATAGGTCGTACCGCCAATGGTGGCCTCGTAGTCCGGGCGCAGGAAGAGCTTCTTGACGTCGAAGTTGACGCCCCAGTGATCATTGATCATGTAGTCTGCACCGACCTGCAGAGCCGCGCCGAAACTGTCCTTCACGTCCACATCACTCGCCGCGTCACCAGACTGGTTGTAGAACATCGTGTAGTTCACACCGGCACCCATATAGGGCTTGAAGGCGCCAAAATCGGTGAAGTGATACTGCAGCGTCAGCGTCGGCGGCAGCACCCAGGTCTTGCCGATCTTGCCAAGACCCGCAATCGAACCCTCACCATAAATATTGGCATAGGTCGTGCCGAGGATCAGTTCGGCAGCGATATGGTCGGTCAGATAGTAGGAGATATCGAGCTCGGGGATGACGCTGTCGCTGTAGGACAGACCAGAACCACTGATCTGGTCGACGGAACCCGAATCATGGGTGATGACACCGAGTCCGCGAACGCGCACTTGCCACGGGCTCAGCGCCGCGACCGCATCCATCGTCGCCTGTGGTACCGGCTCCTGCGCGGGCGCCAGATCCGCAGCCACCGCCATCGGGGCGGCGAGCAGTGCGAGGCAAGTGGTAACAAGCGCGCGAAGGCGCAGTGAAGGGGCGGCGGTCATGTCTCTCTCCTTGTACAGTTCGGCAAAGCCACCCGCAGGTAACGTCCGGACCCCACTGGTCGAGTTGAGCCAGATCAATAGGTTAGCAAGTGCGCAGAGAGAAATGGTCGCAAAGGCGAGACTGTTGCAGACAGGCCACAACCAGCTTTGACGATTGCAAAACTGACGACAGATGGGGCGTCCATCTGCTCGAATACAGGACGAAATACATGAGCCCGGCTCTGCCGCGACAGAAACCGGGCTCGACTCACGCGGTGGTTGGCTCAGAATTTCAGGCCGAGGCCCGCTTGAACGACGTGTTGGGTGAAATCGATATTGACCGCACCGACATCGGCATTGCCGTAATCGTTGTAACGATACTCCGCCCGCACAAAGATGCGATCGTTGATCGCGTAATCCACGCCCGCACCAACGGTCCAGCCGTTCATCGTCTCGTCAATCGATACACCGGTATCGTCGTAACTGAACTGGGTGGCTGCCCAGCCGCCGGCAGCGTAGACGAGCGCCCGGTCGACGGCATAACCGACACGACCACGGACGGCGCCATGAATATTGCTGCCGAAGGTCTCTGTCCCGTCCTCGCGCTCGTTCCAGTCATAGCCGAGATCGCCCTCAATGCCGACAATCACAGAAGAACCGAGATCCACATTATACCCGGCAAAGCCGCCGAACCGGCCACCGTCGAAATCGATGGTGCCCGAAGCGCCGCCGGCCGCCGCATCGCCCTCGCCCCAGCCGTACCCGGCATGTAAGCCGACATAACCGCCAGCCCAGGAAAACGACGACACTGCGCTTGCCTCGGGCGGAGAAGCCGGCGCAGTTTGAACCGCGTCGGCGGCCTGCGTCACGCCGGACAGCAGGAGCGCCAGGGCCGCTCCAATAGACAAAACTTTCCACATTCCCATTCTCCTCGATCACCACAACCCGCTTATTCGGTGATGACTGTCTTAGAAAATGAATGGGAGCGCTGGCAGTCCAATCTCTGCAGGTATTTTGCTCGGGGACCGCGTGGTGGCCCGCGGCCCCCGTTGCGCTGGAGGCAAGGGGAGTTCTGGGACCGCCTCAGGCTGCGCGGCGCAAGCCCGTCGGCTGCGACAGCATGCGCCCGGAGGCGACAACCATGCCGGCGGCTCCTTCGAGCCAGCCATGCACGAGTTCCAGCGCCAAGAAGCGATCACGCGCGAACGGACCCGGCATCACCAGATGCTGCGTCTTCTCGGCAAAGAAGCCGAAGCGCTCGTAATAAGGCGCATCGCCGACGAGCAGTACGGCGCCATGGCCGCGCTTCTTGGCTTCCATCAGGGCGGCGCGCATCAAGGCGGCTCCGATGCCCTTGCCTTCCTGAGCGGAATCGACGGCAAGCGGCCCGAGCAGCAGCGCATCGATGGCGCGCCCCTCGCGGCTCACGCCCGCTTCGATGTTCCAGAGGCGCACGGTGCCGATGACGTGACCCGAGACATCGCGGGCGACGAGCGCAAGGCCTTCGGCGGGGATCCGGCCGCGACGGATCTTCTCGGACGACTTGTTGCGGCGATCCGGACCCATGGCACGATCGAGCAGCGCTTCGCGCGCCACGATGTCGGCTGGCGTTTCAGTATCGATGACGAAGGCAGGCGCCGGCGCAAAGAGCGCGCGCATGCTGGTCAGAACAGCGGCCATTGTGGCCTCCCATCCCAAGCGGTGACGATGATTGTGAAGATCCGCGCCGGTTTTCCGGCGCGGGAGACGTCAGATGACGTAGGACTTCAGCGGATCAAACCCGTTGAACGCCACCGCCGAATAGGTGGTTGTGTAGGCGCCGGTTCCTTCGATCAGAACCTCGTCGCCGATCGAAAGCGAGATCGGCAGCGGATACATGTTCTTCTCGTAGAGAACGTCAGCCGAATCGCAGGTAGGGCCGGCAAGAACGCAGGGTTCCATCTCGTCGGCGTCACGGGCGGTGCGGATCGGGTAACGGATCGCCTCATCCATGGTTTCGGCGAGACCGCCGAACTTGCCGATGTCGAGGAACACCCAACGGTGCTCGTCATTGTCCGACTTCTTCGAGATCAGCACGACTTCCGCCTTGATCACGCCAGCATTGCCGACCATGCCGCGGCCCGGCTCGATGATGGTCTGCGGGATGTTGTTGCCGAAGTGCTTCTTCAGCGACTCCTTGATCGCCAGACCATAAGCTTCTGCCGACGGGATGTCGCGCAGATACTTGGTCGGGAAACCACCACCCATATTGACCATCTTCAGAACGATGCCCTGCTTGGCCAGCGAGTTGAACACACGCTTTGCATCGGCAAGGGCGCCGTCCCAGGCATCGACCTTGGTCATCTGCGAACCGACATGGAACGAGACGCCGAAGGATTCGAGGCCGAGCTGGTGTGCGTAGACGAGAACGTCGACGGCCATCTGCGGCACACAGCCGAACTTGCGGGAAAGCGGCCACTCGGCGCCTTCACCGTCCGTTAGGACGCGGCAGAACACGCGGGAGCCGGGAGCGGCACGCGCGATCTTCTCGACTTCCTCGTGGCTGTCGACGGCATAGAGGTTGACACCGAGTGCGAAGGCACGAGCGATGTCGCGCTCCTTCTTGATGGTGTTGCCGAAGGAGATGCGCGAAGCATCCGCACCGGCATCAAGTGCCATCTGTATTTCGGCAACGGAAGCGCAGTCGAAGTTCGAGCCCAGCGATGCCAGAAGCTGGAGGATCTCCGGCGCCGGGTTCGCCTTGACTGCGTAGTAGATGGCGCTGTCCGGCAGGGCGTGACGGAAGGCGCCGAAATTGTCGCGCACAACGTCGAGGTCGACCACGAGGCAGGGACCTTCCGGACGTCGGGTGTTGATGAAGTCGAGGATACGTGCAGTGGTCATCGGTCTACCTTCCAAATTCCAAGCTTCCCGAAGCGGCCAGGCTTCGGATGGACAAAGGACGGCGAGACATCGCAAGAGACCAGTCGGTGGAGACACTGGTACCGTACGAACGCTCGACGCGCGAAACGATGGATGAACGCACTCTTGCCGGAGCGCATAAATCCGCTTTGTCTGCCATGGATTGGAGGGAGACCCTACCGCACTTCCGGCAATGATGGTGTGCCTCTTCAGTACCCCGGCTGATGGAAAGCCGGCAGAGAACCAGAAAGGCCCGCACCGTCGTTGCTTCAAGATGTCCTCGCATTTCCCGGTTGGCCGGAATAGCGACTGGAGGGGTTAGTTCCAGGTACCTTACCGATGACCTCACCTTAGGGATAAATCCCAGTTCGAGGGTCGGCGGACACCCACAGGCACGTGCGACTTTGGGCAAGCACGGAGATAAGAAAAGCGAACGTCATAATCAAGAGGTTTTTTGCACCGGGCTGGAAGTTTTTTCCCGCATTTCCGGTTATCTATTGAACGAACTCGCCGGAGTGTTCACAATCCGGCGAAAGAGGAAATCGAGGACACCATGGATACGCTGACCCGCATCCGCGCCTTCATTGATGTGGTGGAAGCCGAGGGCTTCTCGGCTGCCGCCCGCAAGACCGGTCGCTCGAAGGCACTGCTGTCTAAGTATGTCCGTGAATTGGAAGACGAATTGGGTGCGCTCCTGCTCAACCGCACCACCCGCCAGTTCTCCATGACCGAAGCCGGACACACCTATTATCGGACAGCCGCCGACATCCTGAAGGAGATCGACAACCTCGCCGACCTCGTGCGCGAAAACAATGCCGACCTCAAGGGCAAGCTGAAGGTCACGTTGCCGCGCACCTTTATCGATGCGGAGATCGGCCAATCCTTGATCGATTTCGCCAGCGAAAATCCTGAACTCGCCCTAGAGATTGTGGCTGAGGACCGATTCGTCGACCTGATCGAGGAGGGTTTCGACCTCGGCATCCGAATCACCAAGCTCGATGATTCCGGCATGATCGCTCGCAAGCTTTCCGATTTCCGCGTCTATGCCTGCGCCACGCCTGCCTTCATAGAGGCCCGCGGCCCCCTCACCCATCCCAGTGAATTATCGCGCGTACCCTTTCTCATCGACACCAACTCCCGCTCGCACAACAGCCTTCGCTTCATCGACACCGACGGTAGCCCGATCTCGGTCAGCGTATCCGGACCGATCGAGGTGAACAGCCCGCAGGCGACGCTCCGCGCCGCCCGCGCCGGCCTCGGCGTCGCAATGATCCCCGATTTCATCGCCCGCCCCTATCTGGCATCCGGTGAACTGGTCTCGCTGTTCGACGAATATATCGCCAAGGATCGCGGCATTTATGCCGTCTATCCACACCGGCGCTATCTCCCCGCCAAGGTGCGCGCTTTCGTCGACTATCTCCACGCATGGTTCAAGCGCTATTCCTGACGATCGGATGGAACAACGGGTCCCATTTTCGTCCCATTCGTGAGGCACGGAAGGCTCCCGAAACCGGATGCGGGAAGGTCGGATTACATGCGCGGATGCCTTGGATATGCAGCGGCAGGGCTCGGTCTGTTGCTGGCCACGCCTGCACTCTCGCATCCCCATATCTTCGCTGAAGCAAGGCTTGAGATCGTCGCGGCCGATGACGGCACGGTCAAGGAACTGCGCAATGTCTGGCGCTTCGACGACGTCTTCTCCTCCAGCGTTCTCATGGACTTCGACAAGAACAGCGACCTGAAGCTCGATCACAAGGAACTCCAGGAGATTGCTCATACGATCCGCGAATCGCTCGGCGACTACAGCTACTTCACCTTCATCTCCAAGGACGGCGCCTCGTCCGAGGTGGCAAAGCCGGACGTTTTCAACGTCGACTACAAGGACAACCAACTCCTCGTCTTCTTCATCGCCAAGCCGAAGACACCGCTGAAGATCGGCGGGCGAATGAATTTCGGGGTCTACGATCCGACACTTTACACGGCAATCGACTTTGCCAAGGACAGCGACATCGTTGTCGAAGGCAAAGCCTTTGCCGGCTGCAAGCACACGGTCGTCCGACCGGACCCCGATCAGGTCATCGCCCAGAACCAGTCTAACCTGACGGAAGCCTTCTTCAACGACCCCGCCGGGACCGACATGGGCAAGCTCTTCGCTACCCGGCTGGAGCTGACATGCTGATCGGTATTCGGGCGCCCAGGGCCATGCCGTTGCTATTGGGGTTTGCAGCCCTTCTGCTCGCTTCGGGCCTCGCCCATGCCGCCTCGCCGCTCGGCGTCGGTGCAGCAGAGCCCTCCTACCAGCCGATGAGCGGACCATTCGCCCATCTGCTTGTGTGGATCAACACCCATCAGCAGGCCTTTTACCGGTCGCTCACCACCGCACTGAAGGCAATGCGGGAAGATCCTTCTGCGCTCGCAACCCTGATCGGCCTCTCCTTTGCTTACGGGGTCTTTCATGCGGCCGGCCCCGGCCACGGTAAAGCGGTCATTTCCTCCTACATGCTTGCCAATGAGATCGAACTCAAGCGCGGTATACTCGTCGCCTTCGTCTCCGCTCTCCTCCAGGCTCTGGTTGCGATTGCCGTCGTCGGCGCCGCCTATTTCGTGCTGCGCGGCACGGCGATCACCATGACGGTTGCCACCCAGGCGCTAGAGACGGCAAGCTATGCGATGATCGTCCTTTTCGGGGTCTGGCTTCTCGTTCGCAAGCTCAAGGTGTCTTTCTCGCCTTCCTTGCGGGGTACACAAACAGCGTCTCCGCTATTCGATGGAGCCGCGGCAGCGGCAGGCCAGGCCGGCACCACGGCGTCACTCTTTGCCGCCTCGGAAGAACAGGTCGGTGCGCCCAAGCTTTCACCTGCCCAGACCTCGCGCTTTCGAGCCGATGCAATTGCCCACGGCCATGACGCGCTTGCACCGGGATCGATCTGTCACGAATGCGGCATGACCCACGTACCCGACCCCGCCACGTTGCGCATGAATGCTTTCGGCCTGCGTGATGCGTGGTCTGCCGTCATTGCGGTCGGTTTGCGCCCGTGTTCAGGCGCACTTCTGGTGATGACCTTTGCGCTCTTGAACGGTCTGGTGCTTGGCGGCGTGCTTTCGGTCCTCGCCATGGCGCTTGGAACGGCCATCACTGTCTCGGCCCTAGCAAGCCTCGCCGTCGGCGCAAAAGGGCTGGCGCTGCGGCTTTCCGGCCCCGGTTCGCGCCGTGCCGGCATGGTGGCAAGCGGCATCGAAATCGGCGCCGCTGTGCTGGTCACCCTCCTCGGCGCCCTGCTCCTGGCGGCAAGCCTTCAGGCATGAGTGCCAGTCAGGACTGATCGCCTTCATGGCTACGCTGATAGCGCGAGCGGAACCACAGGATCAGGAACATCGCCATCAGCCCGATCGCACCCACGAAGGCTCCAAGCTCCGGCGAATAGGAGCCGAGCCACAGCACGATAGTCGGCAGCAGCAGAAGAAGCCCGACGACCACGGCGACCACGATGGCAGCCGAGGAGGCCGGCGATTTTGCCGGGCTGGGCGCTACAGCACCTTCGGCGCGCGGCCTGCGCTTCGGCGCCGGCAGGAAACGGAAGGCATAGACCGCAATGCCGATCAGCACACAGATCCCGACCGAATAGGCAATGGTCGTGTTGAGATAGCTGCCATAGGCGAGCGCCGCAACGAC
This window of the Rhizobium glycinendophyticum genome carries:
- a CDS encoding nickel/cobalt transporter, which codes for MPLLLGFAALLLASGLAHAASPLGVGAAEPSYQPMSGPFAHLLVWINTHQQAFYRSLTTALKAMREDPSALATLIGLSFAYGVFHAAGPGHGKAVISSYMLANEIELKRGILVAFVSALLQALVAIAVVGAAYFVLRGTAITMTVATQALETASYAMIVLFGVWLLVRKLKVSFSPSLRGTQTASPLFDGAAAAAGQAGTTASLFAASEEQVGAPKLSPAQTSRFRADAIAHGHDALAPGSICHECGMTHVPDPATLRMNAFGLRDAWSAVIAVGLRPCSGALLVMTFALLNGLVLGGVLSVLAMALGTAITVSALASLAVGAKGLALRLSGPGSRRAGMVASGIEIGAAVLVTLLGALLLAASLQA
- a CDS encoding LysR family transcriptional regulator — translated: MDTLTRIRAFIDVVEAEGFSAAARKTGRSKALLSKYVRELEDELGALLLNRTTRQFSMTEAGHTYYRTAADILKEIDNLADLVRENNADLKGKLKVTLPRTFIDAEIGQSLIDFASENPELALEIVAEDRFVDLIEEGFDLGIRITKLDDSGMIARKLSDFRVYACATPAFIEARGPLTHPSELSRVPFLIDTNSRSHNSLRFIDTDGSPISVSVSGPIEVNSPQATLRAARAGLGVAMIPDFIARPYLASGELVSLFDEYIAKDRGIYAVYPHRRYLPAKVRAFVDYLHAWFKRYS
- a CDS encoding methyl-accepting chemotaxis protein, producing the protein MNLNLKIVVTATGLALAAGIVTVAGIGTQTLQTLKVNGPIYKEIVDGKDLIADILPPPLYLIESYALANETVVHPDTTAINVPRFEVLQKAYEERREYWKNSTLPENLRNQLYNKVLTKGDVYWKTLRNDYLPALQAGDASAINPVLIKLKTEFHDHEVAVNELVGMATEYLVNREKFAAEESASREQLSFVLGLLLISMALGTVFFIHRRALKPLGEITDYMTRMAEGDLQSVVPHATRKDEIGHIATAVEVFRQAGLENQRLQAETEAARSEVDRQRAARDQDRMIEAEALRFVIEALGAGLHRLAECNIRITLDEAFDARFEPLRHDFNHSIATFQATLEKVLEETRRLLENSQEMREASGNLATRTEQQAAALEQTSAALEQVTATVRSSAERTHDTRELVREAKHCAEASGGVVRSAVSAMQRIETASSEIGQIIGVIDEIAFQTNLLALNAGVEAARAGEAGKGFAVVAQEVRELAQRSANAARDIKGLIQKSSVEVSSGVQLVGETGTALTQIGDYVTRIDTNVDAIATAAREQAVGLQEISAAINSIDQMTQQNAAMVEETTAISHTLAEGAVQLTSLVNRFQLNRRSAIRGDDTAIPMVERPASAA
- a CDS encoding GNAT family N-acetyltransferase produces the protein MAAVLTSMRALFAPAPAFVIDTETPADIVAREALLDRAMGPDRRNKSSEKIRRGRIPAEGLALVARDVSGHVIGTVRLWNIEAGVSREGRAIDALLLGPLAVDSAQEGKGIGAALMRAALMEAKKRGHGAVLLVGDAPYYERFGFFAEKTQHLVMPGPFARDRFLALELVHGWLEGAAGMVVASGRMLSQPTGLRRAA
- a CDS encoding OmpW/AlkL family protein, with the translated sequence MTAAPSLRLRALVTTCLALLAAPMAVAADLAPAQEPVPQATMDAVAALSPWQVRVRGLGVITHDSGSVDQISGSGLSYSDSVIPELDISYYLTDHIAAELILGTTYANIYGEGSIAGLGKIGKTWVLPPTLTLQYHFTDFGAFKPYMGAGVNYTMFYNQSGDAASDVDVKDSFGAALQVGADYMINDHWGVNFDVKKLFLRPDYEATIGGTTYTGKAKLDPWLIGAGVTYRF
- a CDS encoding DUF1007 family protein, giving the protein MRGCLGYAAAGLGLLLATPALSHPHIFAEARLEIVAADDGTVKELRNVWRFDDVFSSSVLMDFDKNSDLKLDHKELQEIAHTIRESLGDYSYFTFISKDGASSEVAKPDVFNVDYKDNQLLVFFIAKPKTPLKIGGRMNFGVYDPTLYTAIDFAKDSDIVVEGKAFAGCKHTVVRPDPDQVIAQNQSNLTEAFFNDPAGTDMGKLFATRLELTC
- a CDS encoding outer membrane protein is translated as MWKVLSIGAALALLLSGVTQAADAVQTAPASPPEASAVSSFSWAGGYVGLHAGYGWGEGDAAAGGASGTIDFDGGRFGGFAGYNVDLGSSVIVGIEGDLGYDWNEREDGTETFGSNIHGAVRGRVGYAVDRALVYAAGGWAATQFSYDDTGVSIDETMNGWTVGAGVDYAINDRIFVRAEYRYNDYGNADVGAVNIDFTQHVVQAGLGLKF
- the odc2 gene encoding ornithine/lysine decarboxylase, giving the protein MTTARILDFINTRRPEGPCLVVDLDVVRDNFGAFRHALPDSAIYYAVKANPAPEILQLLASLGSNFDCASVAEIQMALDAGADASRISFGNTIKKERDIARAFALGVNLYAVDSHEEVEKIARAAPGSRVFCRVLTDGEGAEWPLSRKFGCVPQMAVDVLVYAHQLGLESFGVSFHVGSQMTKVDAWDGALADAKRVFNSLAKQGIVLKMVNMGGGFPTKYLRDIPSAEAYGLAIKESLKKHFGNNIPQTIIEPGRGMVGNAGVIKAEVVLISKKSDNDEHRWVFLDIGKFGGLAETMDEAIRYPIRTARDADEMEPCVLAGPTCDSADVLYEKNMYPLPISLSIGDEVLIEGTGAYTTTYSAVAFNGFDPLKSYVI
- a CDS encoding WD40 repeat domain-containing protein, yielding MPTVAPLDIEGHVVSTHFLGDIPVFAAATGAIHRLDGGEKVTEANAGLLTCVKDPASQTLLTGGEDGRVLRIAHDGTVTELAHVPRKWISVVAPGPQGAVAYAHGKSTFVRLADGTTKDFTEERTVEAVDFAPKGLRIAVARYNGVTLHWVGTAGAPVDLEWKGAHTGVTFSPDGRFVVTMMQESALHGWKLDGKGSDTRHMRMTGYPAKVKSLSWSPKGKWLASSGAPAAIVWPFAGKDGPMGKAPLELGTRANIMVTNVSFHPAEEVLAIGFIDGMILAVRITDGKEALLRRPGKGAITSMAWSSSGKLLAFGSESGDCGVVDIAG
- a CDS encoding outer membrane protein; the protein is MFKTFLLGSAAAMAISTSAFAADAIYEAPAEPPVAVESAPQFSWAGGYAGILTGYGWGDGSSATFDEDFDGARFGGFVGYNWDLGNQLVVGLEGDLNYDWNEETVAGTDINSGLNWSARARVGYAMDRALLFAAGGYTGSNISADGAGVDDDDTLHGWTIGGGVDYAVTDRMFTRIEYRYNDFGSGDLGGADVDFDQHVVNVGLAVKF